A genome region from Natronobeatus ordinarius includes the following:
- a CDS encoding carboxypeptidase-like regulatory domain-containing protein: protein MFSSESGTDVDDETAIGTADCAAKQQETVVPRRRLLQYSAGSAVGLLLTGMTGGQATATTAYDYELEVTVLDPNTADLSAGDGDSTLEDGVSASTSVSGSPDGAVLDVSGSITVLIQSPAGDEIPDSTVELYHAEDWTGNPDTSIPLSVENTGEDSNISTFDGLAVGDSADPDSHVDYVIRAVNEDRGFVPSTSQVSLHDPDQTGPTEVLTLEHDEFVDEAVLHNGTTTEVRIEGHVLSQDGEDSWPAAGQTVELTLSNDQVGNLYGTEVVLDADGIVSTIFEAGPEEGVTDIDAVTWNAENETFETDSSQNATVFVYDTGQITGDVITDESELIPGADVTLFRGDTATNDFDEVVDNTITGPEGSYSFVGVVTGDDYQIEAEYEGETGVSEPIPDLEAQTVNRDIVIAGAELPSVEEYASPKSGRVETDGLRDAIDDWRDGDVDTDLLRDVIDYWRSGDQVN, encoded by the coding sequence ATGTTCAGTTCAGAATCCGGAACTGATGTTGATGACGAGACAGCCATCGGTACGGCGGATTGTGCAGCGAAACAGCAAGAGACGGTCGTTCCCCGTCGTCGGTTGCTCCAGTACTCGGCCGGGAGTGCGGTTGGGCTGCTTTTGACAGGGATGACGGGCGGACAAGCGACGGCGACGACGGCATACGACTACGAACTCGAGGTCACCGTTTTGGATCCCAACACGGCCGATCTGTCCGCTGGGGACGGTGATTCGACGCTGGAGGACGGCGTTAGCGCGTCGACCTCCGTTTCCGGATCCCCAGACGGAGCGGTCCTTGACGTCAGCGGTTCGATCACCGTGTTGATTCAGAGCCCCGCCGGTGACGAGATTCCCGACTCAACGGTCGAACTCTACCACGCGGAAGACTGGACCGGTAACCCCGACACGTCCATTCCGCTCAGCGTCGAAAACACCGGTGAGGATAGCAACATCTCCACGTTCGATGGGCTGGCAGTCGGCGACTCCGCCGATCCAGATAGCCACGTCGACTACGTCATTCGTGCGGTGAACGAGGACCGCGGGTTCGTGCCTAGCACGAGTCAAGTCTCGCTCCACGACCCCGACCAGACCGGTCCGACCGAGGTTCTGACGCTCGAACACGATGAGTTCGTTGACGAGGCAGTCCTCCACAACGGGACTACGACCGAGGTTCGAATCGAAGGCCATGTATTATCACAGGATGGTGAGGACTCCTGGCCTGCCGCCGGTCAGACCGTCGAGCTCACTCTCAGCAATGACCAAGTCGGTAACCTGTACGGTACAGAAGTAGTGCTGGACGCAGACGGTATCGTGAGCACCATCTTCGAAGCAGGTCCCGAGGAGGGAGTGACAGACATCGACGCGGTGACCTGGAACGCGGAAAATGAGACGTTCGAGACGGACAGCAGTCAAAATGCTACAGTCTTCGTCTACGACACCGGCCAGATCACCGGCGACGTCATTACCGATGAGAGCGAACTGATCCCGGGGGCAGACGTGACGCTCTTTCGGGGTGACACAGCCACTAACGACTTCGATGAGGTCGTTGATAATACTATTACTGGTCCCGAAGGATCATACTCATTCGTTGGTGTCGTGACTGGTGACGATTACCAGATTGAAGCTGAATATGAGGGTGAAACGGGTGTGAGTGAACCGATTCCGGATCTCGAAGCACAGACTGTCAATAGAGACATCGTAATTGCAGGCGCCGAGTTACCGTCGGTCGAAGAGTACGCTTCCCCCAAATCAGGACGAGTAGAAACCGATGGGCTTCGGGATGCGATCGACGACTGGCGCGATGGCGACGTCGACACCGACCTCCTGCGGGACGTCATCGACTACTGGCGAAGCGGCGACCAGGTAAACTGA